From Macrobrachium nipponense isolate FS-2020 chromosome 6, ASM1510439v2, whole genome shotgun sequence, a single genomic window includes:
- the LOC135216616 gene encoding probable serine/threonine-protein kinase samkC, with protein MPCQALYKKASQAKPCPAKRSKSQAKAKAKPNAHATSRSKDKPKPSHCPCKAGQTNQDQAKPSHALQSALKDKPSQAKPSQAKPSQAKTSHAKRSKRQAKPSQAKPNHATCQSALKECQSFLPKRQKETSQAMPSALKGKQSQAKPNHALQSTLKSKQNQANPSQTMPCQAL; from the coding sequence ATGCCCTGCCAAGCGCTCTATAAAAAGGCaagtcaagccaagccatgccCTGCGAAGcgctctaaaagccaagccaaggccAAAGCCAAACCAAATGCCCATGCCACTAGCCGCTCTAAAGACAAGCCAAAGCCAAGCCATTGCCCTTGCAAAGCCGGGCAAACTAACCAagaccaagccaagccaagccatgccctGCAAAGCGCTCTAAAagacaagccaagccaagccaaaccaagccaagccaaaccaagccaagccaaaacATCCCATGCCAAGCGCTCTAAAAGGcaagccaaaccaagccaagccaagccaaaccatgccaccTGCCAAAGCGCTCTAAAAGAATGCCAAAGCTTCCTCCCTAAAAGGCAAAAGGAaacaagccaagccatgccaagtgctctaaaaggcaagcaaagccaagccaagccaaaccatgccctGCAAAGCACTTTAAAAAGCAAGCAAAACCAAGCCAacccaagccaaaccatgccctGCCAAGCTCTCTAA
- the LOC135216615 gene encoding mucin-3B-like: MFQEVIIYLACITTCLTLPAPSPGRLNQNGFHSRGFTAATSSQGASIGRYSSLPTSPLHAASTSFSEKPHQSSVTFLQSSTLPRDVNPSFPSAQTRIATSNVFERPNVASAFPPKFSTSPSRTNPSGLGVRTNIATGSHFQRPNEASALPPKFSTSPSRTNPSSAGVRTSIASASLFERPNEANTLLPKFPTAATRTNPSGLGVRTNIATGSHFQRPNEASALPPKFSTSPSRTNPSSAGVRTSIASASLFERPNEANTLLPKFPTAATRTNPSGPAVTTNIVTASLFERPNEANALLPKFSSPSGANPSGPGRQTSIASASLFERPNEANALLPKFSSPSGANPSGPGGRTSIVSASLFERPNEANSLLPKFSNSPSRTIPSGPGAQIRTSSASLFKRPNEPNALRPKFSTSPSRTNPLDVRQNPVAPSSSITSQFAPSSIGTSQSLPGIPLLSANRNNFQTQGSVNPTEFRSSVPLMSQPGSTFSGTNSAIPVLPSGQINRNTFQNHGRITSQKLQSSSPARSETGSTLITSNPQLPLLPVQSANKITVHNQVRATPPRFQASSAVPSQPRPTSTPQFPIHSFNRNSFQNQGRVTPLTIQASRTSVPTLHTASQPHSLPESRTQGVPGLSGVFIPDALPAFPTGSTVILGFAGEIETSSSESEEDY; encoded by the exons ATGTTCCAGGAG GTTATTATCTATTTAGCGTGCATCACAACATGCCTGACACTTCCTGCTCCATCTCCGGGAAGACTGAATCAGAACGGTTTTCATAGCAGAGGATTTACTGCAGCAACTAGCTCACAGGGTGCATCCATCGGTAGATATTCCTCACTACCAACGTCACCTTTGCATGCTGCCAGTACCAGTTTCTCTGAGAAGCCACATCAGAGCTCTGTAACATTCTTGCAATCTAGTACATTGCCCAGAGATGTGAATCCATCATTTCCTAGTGCACAGACCCGTATTGCCACTTCCAATGTCTTTGAGAGGCCAAATGTGGCTAGTGCTTTTCCACCAAAATTCTCAACTTCACCCAGCAGAACTAATCCCTCTGGTCTAGGAGTACGGACAAATATTGCCACTGGGAGTCACTTTCAGAGACCGAATGAAGCCAGTGCTCTTCCACCAAAATTCTCAACTTCACCCAGTAGGACTAATCCCTCTAGTGCAGGAGTACGGACGAGTATTGCCAGTGCCAGTCTCTTTGAGAGGCCGAATGAAGCCAATACACTTCTACCAAAATTTCCAACCGCAGCTACCAGAACTAATCCCTCTGGTCTAGGAGTACGGACAAATATTGCCACTGGCAGTCACTTTCAGAGACCGAATGAAGCCAGTGCTCTTCCACCAAAATTCTCAACTTCACCCAGTAGGACTAATCCCTCTAGTGCAGGAGTACGGACGAGTATTGCCAGTGCCAGTCTCTTTGAGAGGCCGAATGAAGCCAATACACTTCTACCAAAATTTCCAACCGCAGCTACCAGAACTAATCCCTCTGGTCCAGCAGTAACGACAAATATTGTTACTGCAAGTCTCTTCGAGAGGCCAAATGAAGCCAATGCACTTCTACCAAAATTTTCATCACCCAGTGGAGCTAATCCCTCTGGTCCAGGGAGACAGACAAGCATTGCCAGTGCCAGTCTATTTGAGAGGCCGAATGAAGCCAATGCACTTCTACCAAAATTTTCATCACCCAGTGGAGCTAATCCCTCTGGTCCAGGGGGACGGACAAGCATAGTCAGTGCCAGTCTCTTTGAGAGGCCGAATGAAGCCAATTCACTTCTACCGAAATTCTCAAATTCACCCAGCAGAACTATTCCCTCTGGTCCAGGAGCACAGATACGTACTTCTAGTGCCAGTCTCTTTAAGAGGCCAAACGAACCCAATGCACTTAGGCCAAAATTCTCAACTTCACCCAGTAGAACTAATCCCTTGGATGTAAGACAAAATCCTGTTGCCCCCTCCAGCTCTATTACGTCACAGTTTGCACCATCATCTATTGGAACTTCTCAGTCATTACCAGGTATTCCATTACTGTCAGCTAACAGGAACAATTTTCAAACTCAAGGAAGTGTAAACCCAACAGAATTTAGATCATCAGTGCCTTTGATGTCACAGCCTGGCTCGACATTCAGTGGAACGAACTCTGCAATACCTGTGCTTCCAAGTGGTCAAATTAACAGGAACACATTTCAAAATCATGGCCGCATTACCTCACAAAAACTCCAGTCATCAAGTCCTGCAAGGTCAGAGACTGGGTCAACATTGATTACCTCAAATCCACAACTGCCATTGCTCCCTGTGCAATCAGCTAATAAAATTACAGTTCACAATCAGGTTCGTGCAACGCCACCTAGATTTCAAGCATCAAGCGCAGTGCCTTCACAGCCTAGGCCAACATCAACCCCACAATTTCCAATACATTCATTTAACAGAAACTCATTCCAAAACCAAGGGCGTGTTACACCTCTTACAATCCAAGCATCAAGAACTTCAGTGCCTACTCTTCACACAGCAAGTCAGCCACACAGCCTGCCAGAATCTCGCACGCAAGGTGTTCCTGGGCTCTCTGGGGTCTTTATACCTGATGCCCTCCCAGCTTTTCCTACGGGATCAACAGTGATTCTAG GTTTTGCTGGAGAGATTGAAACTTCATCTTCAGAGTCTGAAGAAGATTATTAG
- the LOC135216666 gene encoding uncharacterized protein LOC135216666 encodes MALALVGHNRTALPRSIMSMKVVLLVGLFATASFAAPQVYEAGNVVHPKASGNSGYLDTLVAETVNILPEITGVFDRITEDRSTDHTRVQEVMMEFMPLTRKVMKSTERVDGKKFSRGQWDRFNAAEAVMPSVLTFMDSLRDMDFFGIGTTEGSS; translated from the exons ATGGCACTTGCCTTAGTCGGGCATAATCGAACTGCCCTTCCTCGAAGCATCATGAGTATGAAG GTGGTCCTCCTGGTTGGCCTGTTTGCCACTGCTTCCTTCGCCGCCCCTCAAGTCTACGAAGCCGGCAATGTGGTGCACCCAAAGGCATCGGGCAACTCCGGCTACTTAGACACCCTGGTGGCTGAGACCGTCAACATTCTTCCCGAGATCACCGGCGTCTTCGATCGCATCACCGAGGATCGGTCGACCGACCACACGCGCGTGCAGGAGGTCATGATGGAGTTTATGCCGCTCACTCGCAAGGTCATGAAGTCTACCGAGAGGGTGGACGGAAAGAAATTCAGCCGGGGCCAGTGGGACAGGTTCAATGCCGCCGAAGCCGTCATGCCCTCTGTACTGACCTTCATGGACAGCCTGAGGGATATGGATTTCTTCGGCATCGGAACAACCGAAGGATCTAGTTAG